CCCAAGCGTTTGGCCAATCTTAAGGGTTATTTTTTGGTCAATCTTTTTTTCGAGCCGAGCACCAGAACCCGGGTCTCTTTTGAGATAGCTGCAAAACTTTTAGGAATGGAGGTTATAAATTTTTCCACTTCGCTCAGCAGTGTTCAAAAAGGTGAGAACCTGAGAGACACGGTATTGACGCTTTCTCAGATGAAAGTGGACATTCTGGTAGTTCGCCATCGGGAAAGTGGTTTACCACTTTATTTTGCCGGTTTTTTACCCTTTCACATTGTAAATGCTGGAGATGGAATTAGAGAACATCCTACCCAAGCGCTTCTTGATTTGTTGACCATCAAAAGACAATTTGGAAAAGTTTCTGGCCTCAGAGTAGCTATTGTGGGAGATATAACACATAGCAGGGTTGCTCGTTCTCTGTGTGTAGGTCTTGTTAAATTGGGCAATTCGGTGGTGGTATCAGGTCCTATTACATTGGTTCCTCGGAGCATTGAAGAAGTGGGAGCCGAAATCGTTTTCCCTGTGGAACGAGCAGTTCAAGACGTGGATATTGTATATCTTTTACGCATCCAGCGTGAACGGCAGGAAGCAGGTTATTTCCCAAGTCTCAAAGAGTATTCGATTTTTTACGGTTTCGATAGCAAAGTCATGCAATTGGTGAGAAAGAGTTTTGTGCTTATGCATCCCGGTCCAGTCAACCGAGGAGTGGAAATTGCTTCTGAACTTGTTGAAGCACCGTTCTCTCTTATTCAAGAACAGGTTACCTGTGGTCTTGCTGTAAGGATGGCTGTTCTGGATACTTTGATAGGGAGTGACTGAGATGAAGCGGATTCTTATTAAAAGAGGAACTCTGGTTCTGGTGGATAAGGGTGTTTTGGCTGACAGAGACCTGTTAATTGAAGGCAACCGCATTGTGCGAATAGATCGGGGAATTCAGGATCCACAGGCATACGTTATCGATGCTTCTGGTTTTTTGGTTGGACCGGGATTGGTCAATATGCATGTCCATTTTCGGGAGCTTGAAAACAGTGCTGGGGGAGATGGTTTACTTGCTGAGATGCGCGCTGCTTTAAAGGGTGGCTTTACAACTATTGTGGTTATGCCTAATACCAATCCCCCTCTCGATGAGCCTTTAGTCGTGCGCTATCTTGGTTACCGGTGTCGAGAAATAGGACTCGTAAATGTTTATCCTGCTGGTGCAATAACCAGAGGGCTTGAGGGACAAAAGATGAGTGAAATAGGGCTTTTGAAGCAAGCAGGTGCTGTTGCGTTCAGCGATGATGGTAAAAGCGTGATGGATTCTCATCTTCTGTATTTAGCCTTGATGTACGCGAAATATTTTGATGTTCCTTTCATCCTCCACGAGGAAGACATCTCGGTAAGCGGGGAAGGACAAATTCACGAAGGAGCAGTTGCTTTCCGCAGGGGTTTGAAGGGCATTCCCCGGGTTGCTGAAGATTCTTTGATAGCCAGAGATCTCGTGATTGGCTATTATACTGGGGCCAGAGTCCACTTCACCCATGTGTCAACTTATTTTGCTGTCGAGTTACTGCGCTGGTTTAGGGATAAAGCATTGATAAGTGCTGATGTGACTCCTCATCATCTCTTGTTGACTGAAGAAGCTGTGGACCGAGAGGGAGTTTTTGCCAAGGTAAAACCACCTTTGCGTGAAAAGCGTGATGTTGAAGCTCTTAAAGAAGGCATTCGAGACGGTGTGATAACGGTTCTTGCTTCTGATCATGCTCCTCATAAAGGGAAAAGTAAAGAGATGGTTTTTTCTGAGGCAGCATTTGGTATTTCAAACCTGGAGATAGCCTTTCCGCTTTACGTTAAAGCTCTGGTTGATGAAGGTGTTTTGGATTGGGTTGGTTTGTGGAAAAGGAT
This portion of the Thermatribacter velox genome encodes:
- a CDS encoding aspartate carbamoyltransferase catalytic subunit, translated to MNDLKWAHRHLLGISDLSKEEIFYLLEKANDFRNFLEKSPKRLANLKGYFLVNLFFEPSTRTRVSFEIAAKLLGMEVINFSTSLSSVQKGENLRDTVLTLSQMKVDILVVRHRESGLPLYFAGFLPFHIVNAGDGIREHPTQALLDLLTIKRQFGKVSGLRVAIVGDITHSRVARSLCVGLVKLGNSVVVSGPITLVPRSIEEVGAEIVFPVERAVQDVDIVYLLRIQRERQEAGYFPSLKEYSIFYGFDSKVMQLVRKSFVLMHPGPVNRGVEIASELVEAPFSLIQEQVTCGLAVRMAVLDTLIGSD
- a CDS encoding dihydroorotase, producing MKRILIKRGTLVLVDKGVLADRDLLIEGNRIVRIDRGIQDPQAYVIDASGFLVGPGLVNMHVHFRELENSAGGDGLLAEMRAALKGGFTTIVVMPNTNPPLDEPLVVRYLGYRCREIGLVNVYPAGAITRGLEGQKMSEIGLLKQAGAVAFSDDGKSVMDSHLLYLALMYAKYFDVPFILHEEDISVSGEGQIHEGAVAFRRGLKGIPRVAEDSLIARDLVIGYYTGARVHFTHVSTYFAVELLRWFRDKALISADVTPHHLLLTEEAVDREGVFAKVKPPLREKRDVEALKEGIRDGVITVLASDHAPHKGKSKEMVFSEAAFGISNLEIAFPLYVKALVDEGVLDWVGLWKRMSLNPMQVLGMPEKGFLAEGAEADVTVVDPETEWEVNIENFESQGRNCPFNGWSLRGWPVYTIVGGKILMRERSILEP